ACTGTGAAAGTCGCTGAACTATTGCCTCGACTACTGTTGAACCAACAGTTCAAACCCTCTCATTACCTTCTTTTCAACTACTGACAAGTTGAAGATTCAAGCACCTGCACCACTCAGCCCTTAAATCagatttaaagggaaaaaaaagagaaaagtttgtCAGGgacatctttgtttgtttcactcttTGATTATTGGCTTAACTGCTGCCAAACTTGTGTTTTGAGCCTCCAAGCTTTCATGCTTCAAAATCAGCATCACTGGCTTCATCTCATACTTTTTCAACATTACAAGTAAACAACTCCAGTTTTCAAACTAAGCagaaacagcataaaaaaagagagaaagaatctAAACTACGATGATAATCTGCTGACACAAACTGCTTTCCTCTTCAGGAACAAAGACAAAGCTTTAATTGCATGCTGTACATTTCAGGCATTATATTTTTTATGGGTTTTGCCAGAATAATTACCAAGAAGGGCAAAGCTCAAAACCGCACTCAGACAAAAGATGTGACTAATATTCTTGCGCCCTGAAGATGTCCAAGCTTAAAGTTCTTTATAAGAATTCATCACATTCCTACACTCCCACATTAATAAACTGTTTTAGcttaaaaaacacatgaaactgaagtgtaaaaatgcacagggagagagagaacaaactGTGTGTCCTTACACATTTTGCACTATAGAAAGTGTGAAACACAATGTGGGTGTGAAACCCAAGTGCGTTGTATTTACTAAATTACTAACCGCCTTTCTAGAGAAcatttactgcatgtttttccACCATGAGGTGATTTGTTTcttgctgttttgtctttatttttgacaGGACTGGTGAACAGTGAAGGCACGCAGCAAAGGCCCTCGGGTTGAATCTGAACCGTTGCAGTTATCATCAGTCATCCTCAGGAAAGGATGGATTTTAACTGAGGTTGGATCAGAGCGTTGGACGCATCCGACCCTGAACTCTGGAAAAACAAGGCcttgttttcctgctgagaGCACTCATTACAAGACAGTATGAGAGCTTCCCACAAGCAAGCACAACTCCTTGACCTCAGATGGGAGTGAATGGAGGACCAGAACTCGAGCCAAGCCACAGAGGCAGACTCTGAACCTCGCCAACAAGCACCAGCCCCGTGAGTGTCAGCTTGGGACACAgatgtatgttgttttttctcctttctccatCCACAGCACACGGGCCCTCAATACAAAGAGAGCCGccacagctgctctgctgtggagTCTTACTTTATGGTGAACACAACAAATTTAGAAGAAATCTTTACATAACTACATAAAGAGTGTCTCTCTTGTGTACTCATCACCGCTCTGGGAATCACACAACAGGACATAAAAAGGTAACAGAAGTACTTTTCTTTTGCGAGGTCTCTGTAAAGCTGCAGGTGGTGAACAGAGCATCAGCTGTCTTTACTTTTGCAGGTATTCGGTTGTAGTATTGGTGAAATTTTAACCTGATAATTGCggtaaaataaaagtcaaaggCATGAGAGTGCACCATGACTGCCTGCACCAAGTTTCATGACAATAAATCCAGTAGTCGTGGAGAAATTGCACTCAAAACCCCAAATGTCTCGTGGTGGCCAGAGAAAAAGTCAGGGGACTCACCATAGCCATGAGTCTTGTTGCAGGTCAAATTTAAAACAACTATGCAACCTTGGGACTTTTGTTCAGGGATTACATTAATTCAGTACACTTAGTGCAGAGTTTGGGTTTAATTTGGCTTAATTTCAAAACAAGAGGGTCCCCATCAGCAGCGGTGCTCAAACAGGGACGTGAAGTTTGAACAACCAGTAAACAAGGTTTATTTTTGATCAGTGGGTTATCTTTAACATCAACATTATGgagattcatttttaatgacacATAGTATGTGACCATGAAAATATCAGGCGATTTACATGTGTTGCAGTGCATCAGCGAACAGGTACGTACTTATCAGTATATTTCTCTGAACTGGTGCTTGCAGCTCCATTTTTTGCCACACGTCATGTCACTAAATGAACACATTTCGGTATTTGAGTTAAACTCTAAGCTTGCATGCTTTACAtcttaatttcattttgactcTACATCGCCCCATTCTGCAGCATCTCCAGTGGCAAACATGCAGTTAAGCAGTCACTGAGGTATGCTGAATTGCCATTGAGTGTATAATCTCTGAGACATTTGGGGTTAACCTTTGTCTGCTGAGGTTATATACAACAGACATGACTGCGGTGGACCAGTGCACTTTGTCAAGTGAGCACCTAACACTAAACTGAGTAATGACACAGGCAGGGAGGGCAGGAAGAAACCATGGAAATGTATGGTCCTCGTTtaactttctgtcttttgacAGCTGTGGAAGACGCAATGTTCCGCGATGGAAAATTTCTCGGTCAAGACTCAAAGAgtgtctcttttgtctctcaAACTGCTTAAAGAATACTAACTATACTGCTTATTAAATATAACGCGTTTCTGAAAACCTTTTCTGGCTCCTTTTGTAAGGTTTCACATCCCAGTCGTCAAAATAAAATGTCGGCgctgaacatttctgcaaaccacggATACGTTCAGTTTGgttttgtgtatattttatcAGCATTTCTACACTTTGTATCCTATCAGACGTATGAGCTGTCCTCCATGTCAGGAGGAGGGTGGCAttgtggtgatgtgtgtgtgtgtgtgtgtgtgatatgcaAGGCAGCTGacatttcaacatttgtaaGAGTGAGTCCACTGGTTGAGACGAAATTTCAGCCTCCCCTCTTTGTATCAACAACACAGGATATTTTTAACGAGACACTGGGACATGTTGCAGCcctgtttgtgtgcaaaaaacatgatcttttccAAACCATAACCAAGCCTTTTTTCGTGTCCAACCAGCCCTCAACCACTGTGTCGTCACAACAGAAAGTTTCACTATATCCGTATGATACATACTGTAGAAATGTtatgaaatgtacaaatgtaACTTATCCATGGTTTGCAGAAAGATACAATGCCAACATGTGTTCTGGCTATTGGGTTGCTCTTTTGCTTGTTAGATAAGTTCATAGCTCTTCCCTCTTTAGGTCAAAAAATATTGTTCTACGTTGATCtaaaaaatcatacattttgCAGTCAAAAGGCTGCATCACTTCATCTGATTCTACTTtaaggagtaaaaaaaaaaaaactcccagaaaTCCTGTGTTTGATATTTGAATTGAAAGTAGTCATGGAATTGTTTAATTGCCCTCACTTGTAGAGTGAGTCACACGAAAGACAGAAACCCAGTGACGAGAGCAGTGTGGAGAGACAAATCCTGCACCCCTGACTGcctgtttttcagcttttgttgaGTCACTGCTGATAACTGGGCTGTGGACTCTCACACTTCCAGTTATAGTCCTTGTGGTTGGATTAATACGGACTTTATATGAAACTCCAGCTGATGGAGCTTCCAGTAGACCTCATATTTACGGGAATTACAGTGACAAGTACGTTTTTTCTTGAGTCATCTTCAGTGATTAAACTGTAGTCTCAGGAATGTTTGCTCAGCCTTTCATAGTCCTTCCTCACCTATCAGAAACAAAGGAGCCATCTTAACTTTTTGTGGCTGGAGAGTCACAAAAAAATTCTggggaaggaaagaggaagatgtTAAATCTCAATCCAGCATGTATTGTTGGAGCGAAATTACATAGTGATGAAAAGAGATTTGGACCTGGTGTGTTTTTAGTACGGATTTAACAGTCAAATTATGACTGAGATTTAAAGTATTAAATGTTGACTGCAATTTGTCATCACGCCCCAGACTTTAATCTTGCATGAGGAATCCAACTTTCAACAGTTCTAATGATACACCACAGTTTGAAGTGTTGCCCAATGGACCAAACTTTCAAAACTCTGCTGTCAAAAACCACATCAAAGAGCGTTTGCTCAGAAAATAACTTCTTCACAGCCACACTGAATGTTCTCAAGCAGCAAGAAGAACAAATGACACACcctgttatatatatatacacacacacacacacacacacgcacacgccaCATCACTCACACAAGCGTGTTTCCCAATCAGTAATCAGGAGGTGAGACACACTCAGCACAATTATTGCTCCCACCAGGTGTGTCAGATTCCACCTATTCAGCCTTGAATGCAATGCTGTAAATAAGTGATTCTGAAATGAACAAACGAGTGCTTAAAGGTGCCAATACACGGGATCCTATCAATAAAACTGATGAGGTGTGTCGCCTGCGGTACGCATGAGGTAAAGCAGGCGGCAATGCGAACGGTAACATTATAAAACCTGACTCACGCTACTGTGTGCTTGTCGAGACGCTGAGCAGGACGTGACCTCAGGTTGCTGCAGCACTCACCTCTGCTGGTTTAAGCATGATGAAGCTTCTCTGATTACGGCTGCAGGAAAACAACGCGGAAAGACAGCAGGACGATCACTCATTCATACACATTTTTACTAATGGAAAATCAAAAATATCCCACAATTTTAAAGACAGGTTATGGTGATAATAAAGGGAATAGATGTCAAGggaaaagatttattttaaacccAAGTGCAGACTTTTCATACACACTCTTACTTTGTTTAACAAAGTATAAATCAAAGTATACAGAAGTATAAAAGgctttcttttcttaaaaaaaaaaggcacatcTCACTAGAGCTTAGCgtatttttcaaattaaatctaaatCACAAGCAGAATGAAcgaataaataaagaaagaaagaattgcTCAAAATCACAGCTCGGTTTGTGTATTTTCTAAGATTTCTGAAGTACCTGGGGTAATAGTATACCGAGAACGTAGTGCAGTTAATGGACAAAGGTTTGTTGGAACAGAAGGCTTATTTGGACACAGTATCTCCCACACCCagacaggtgttttcacttgcTGGAGCTCATTAGGTCTCTGCTCAGGTCAACACTGGGTGCAGCCTTTCTGGGAGTTTCGAAGGTTCCTGTCCCAGCAGGTGCAGGAAAACTGAAAGGTGGTCAGgacaaagagcaaaacaaattgCTCACTGTTATTGATCACTGTCTGACATAGTTCCTCCTGCTTCTACCACCTCATGCCATCTGCCTCCATGCACCTACACACACCTGTACTCCTTCCTCTGACTCCTGGCCACCCGGGAGGCTGAACTTGTAGATTTCCTCAGAACTGTGACCCCAATTGAAATATCAGCGTGAAATTGACAAACCTCATCTGTTCCTGCCAGTACGCAGGAACCAGACCCTATCGAGGCTGTTTTCAGCGTATCTAGTAAATCTGTCCTGATACTGTACACATGGATTCAGTTTGAATTCATTTAATCACACAATCATGAAAGTGAATGACATGGATTAAGCAAACTACTTTCTCATATCATGTCAGGCATCTGTTCAGTTTGACTCCAGCCTGATGTGCGCTGAAAGGAACTGgattagttttttgttttcagaaagctTACGAAAcggttacacacacacacacacacacacagagtgttgtATAAAGCTTCTGTCAAACAAATAGATAATACTGTGATGCAGTTGTTGTACAAGtacaaaattcatttaaatcttGAATTCACAGTTAAACACCAGTCTGACAATTTATATATAAAGACTATTTTCATATTCCACGTTTTCCAAACTCTTCAAGAGGATTGTTAAACTGACTGCACTCCTATCACCTTTACCTTGGCTCCTGAGGATTTACTTCTCTCTGAAACCGGGATAGATTATTGTGATTTTGGGCTGAAAACCGATCCAGCTGGGTGAAAAGAGGGCAGCGCGGACATCTGGGAGCGATATGGATGGGGTCTGTGCTAATCatctctcactgctgtttttaccTGAGCCTGTATTTACATGATCCTATCAACCTCACTAAGTCTAAGTTGGTGGGCGCTTCCTTTTAAGTACCTATTCAGAAGTGGAGATTCATGATATGTTTTATGACTGTAATCTGGAATTATTTAAAGGCCTGCTGATGTATGGAGGTAGCAAAGATCAGAAGGTATTTATTCACCCCTTTAATAAGTAGGTTTTGCTTTGGTGGAATGAGGTTCATTGTCTTCTCAAAAGCATTAAAATAGATAAATTAAGTATGGGTTGAATAGGCAAGACATCATACTGAGCAACAAATGACCACAAGCAGTAGCTGCATGTCTGACTTGACCTTAAACCCATAAATCCTCTAAGATGGTGTCTGTGTGAACCATACAGCAAATataagtattttatttataatttgaTATTATTAAATTTAAGTCTCGATTAGGATAAAGTGAAGTTCCACTTTGTGATTCCAGCTGATGAGATCAATTTTACATAACGGCGTTAGGTTTCGCATGTGAAGCTTTGATTAAACTGAGCTGTTATTAGTGTGCAAGCCACACCCGAGTCTCTTCATGGGGAAGTTGTAAATGACATTACTGGGCAAACAGCTTAACATCCTCAATCAGCTATAGATGGCTGAATGAGTCCTGTTAGGTCTACTGGTGTTAGTCTTGTCATGTTCGAGCCCAAGTAAAAGTCACACTGTTCCTTTTTACATCGAGCATGGACATTTTAGGCCCGGCGGTAAAATAGTGAGCCTAATATCTTTTGTGTGAAGTGACAAGCCTCTTGCAAGAGAGTGTGAGAAGCcagctgtgcagctgtttgCACACTTCAGGCCAAGGGAAAGGCCATACTCTCTCAGACATGTCCTGTCTTTCAGGAACTTCTGTTGCTCAGACTGGATTCTGGGCGACAGTGATAACAGAGACGTGGGACAGACAACACACTGTTGCTGAAAATACAGACTGTGAGACAGCTTCTCAGATCTATAAGTACGTTTCCGTTCTCACTGGTCATAACTGTTAAGGCTGGACCTGTTCATAGGGTGCATGTACCATGTGATACACTAAACATCGCAGCAGGTCTTAGTTTGACCCTCGCCGCTGGCCATCACTTCCCTGCCCGTCGCCTCCGTCCAATAAATCCAGAAGGGTCCATGACCCCTGAGTGAAAGTGCCATGGAGCAGCTCCAGATGTGAAcgtcctccctctctttctctctcccacagtCTTTTCTCTCCCACTTCCACCACCAGTCAtcccactccctccctccctcccccatgCAGCTACGagttttccatttccttttttgGTGAAAAAATCTCAAACGggcgtgagagagagagagagagaaagagagagaggacattTCACCAGTGCCGACAGGAGAGTGTATTTGGcagtctgtgcatgtgtgtttcatcaAGGCGATGAAACAGTCAACTCAGCATAAACAACAGTGTATACACAGCATATACAcattcaggcacacacacacacgtgagcttactctctcttttactctcacaaacacaaaaatatgtgagacctacagaaacacacacacagttttgacGCTCTTTTATTATCCACGCATGGTTTCTCTCTCTAACactttctcacactcacacacactttcatgcCCTTCACCCTGTGCACTCACTCAgtcgctctcacacacactaatctTTCCTAGAAAGACTTTTTAAACACACCAGAAGGGTTTTCTTTGGCTTAGCCAGTAAACACAAGTCCACAGAAAGTTATGACCTCATAAATAAGTAATGGATATTTCACTataaccacagacacacacagaatataaaAACTGCCCAGCAAAGATCAGTCAGtgtaaatttatttaataagccttcacaaataaaactaaacatgtagcaattaccttttattttctttttacagtcaGTTCATACTGTTATTGCCTCATCTTTAAAGGTATATTTGCCAACTCTGACTCACCAGCATCAaagctgaaataatgaaaaataagtaTTTGTCTCATGATTTTTTGACATATACGTTACAACCtaacaatgcaaaacaaaacgcTAACAGCGttaacagcaacaaaacaacaacaacatgcatgcTCTCCCAATACACAACAGTATTACATTGCATTTCAGCTTCTTTTGGGTTATAAATGCTGGCTCTTTGAGCAATGGTGATAAAAGGATTCAttacaacaaatgaaaaaaagacatagAAATAAGGAGAAACTTTACGTAAAAAATAAGTGTCATTGCAAAGTTCAACAAAAGCAGatacatgacagaaaaaagtgGTCTGTGTGCCATGGTTTTTAAATTGTGTCATCATGTGCATATAATGTTGTAGTAAAAGAATATCTTATCCAAAGTGCAaacgactttttttttttaaatccgaACTACCATAAACTGACtacctcatttttttttgttttttactttctgACATATTGTAATTAAGATGCTTAAAACTGCAGCTGTAAGAACATTACAACAGCATAAGATACCGTATCAGTGTTCTGTGCCTTCTAATCAGAGACTGAACCCTACCTGCagctttttaatataaaatatgaaggAATTATTTTGCAAAGTGACTagcattttgcatttctttggTTCAATAGCACATAACATATcagtgatgttattttttaagGCACTCCATTCACAAAATCCTTAGCATTTTTGGCTAAAGAGgaaatttattttcattcaaacaatgcagcatttaaaataaaaaaaaggatttaGCGCATTATCTCCTGGATGAAAATCTGACCCAGACAGGAATCACGAGGAACTGATTTCCTAATACAAAAACAACCTGAGAGGCAGCGTCTGTTATCCTGCGCTACCTTCCTCGCCAATGACTCGGGCTTCTTGAAATGACGAAGGGTGGAAGGTAAAGTCAAGGGAAGGGTGAGAATCTGGCGAACGACTGCTCTATAGGTTGCTGTTGCAGTCGCGGCACAGGATCCTGTCACCGTCGGGGAAAAAGCCGGCACCTACCAGTGAAACAGAGCACTGGGAGCAGGTGAAGCACGGCTGATGCCACTGACGATCCTCAAATGAGATGTACTTTCCTCCCCCGAAACCTGGGACAAGAAGAGCAATGAAGGATGAAACTCTGACTTTGAATTCAGCACGACTCAAGTTGCAACTCACGTCTAATTCggacaaaaaaatgtgtgaatcaATATTATCATGTACAACAAATTGACGTGATCTTGCCTGTGATTGGTTTGCTGCAGGCCTCGCACTTTTTGGCATACAGGTTTCCAAAGCACTTGAGGCAGTAAGGGCTGTCGTCTCTGGAGGTGAAGTGCTGACCCGCCAGCTGCGTCTTACAGTTGgtgcacacaaaacactccTTATGCCACGGCTCATCACGATAGGTCACACCGCCTTTGGCCAGGGTCTGGAGAAAGGTCATGCAGAGGTCCTTATAATTCACTTCCTAAATCTATACTGATGCATGTTCCTGCAGACGAAGGATTCCTCATGCTGcccatgtgtttgcatgtagcATGCAAGGTGGACTTCAACTAACAACTCTGGCAGTTACCTGATAACTTCACTGACCTTTTTACAACGTGTGCAGCGTGGAGCGAACTTGTCCTCATAGCAGGACACACAGTAGTGTTCATCCTTGTCGGGGATGAAGGACTTGGAGCCAATTGGCTGCTCGCAGCTGTGACAGATGAAACAGCCTTCGTGCCATGTAGAGCCTGCGTACTCCAACTTCCTCGTGCCtaacagaaagaaagtgacatgacaagagaaaagatgaagagaacgacagagagcagagggtgaCATAACTTTTTTTGTGCGTGGAATGAATATTTTACCATTCTCCCAAGGGACTGTTATGGCCATTTTTGGTGGTGATTATACTGAactataaaataatacattttctttgcatGAAGGCATATAAAACTCATATTGTTTCACAAAAATTTGttctattttaaaacaaaataccaCAGGCCCCACACTTCTTTCCTACTGCTGGAAACTGGCAGCAGGCCGTACAGAAAGGAATAATGCCATTTTCCCCCTCTGTGTCCCCGACCATCCATCTTCAGTCCCTTGGCTGTTGAGTTTTTTATTATACTGGTAGGTTTATCCTATGTTGACAAAGCGGTTAGTGCGGGGTCGGCGTTTTGTAATACTGCTGTCTGCAGGATGTTTCTCTGCTTCAGGCTCTATGCTGTGGTGTTCTTTAATCAAAACCGCAAAAATCTGCTGCAAAAACATTCCAGGTTAGAAGCGTACAGGAATTACAGCGGCTCAAGGGGGACAACAGCAGCATTTAGTTATGAATATTTGACAAATAAGAGTACACAATTTGAAATTCTTATGTTTAACTTTTGGGGCAGTTTTACTCAAATTCAGACAAGTTTAAACATCTTTGACAGTAATTTGAAATTATTAAACAGGTGTAAAACAAAGAAggatgtcaacaaaacaaaatctctgcAGGGACAGCAGAGCCTTTGCACATTTATTCTGCTCACAAATTTATTTCATCAAATCCATCTGCTAGATGCTTCAGTCCTGAAATTGTAAATCCCTCTACTACAGTTTGCATATAATCTGCTGTCAAAATGCTTTTgaactgtctctgtctcctacAGGTCCTCTTGTCCTGGCACCGCATGCCACTATGTAATCCGTTGCTACAGCATGTATTGGAGGTTTGCCTTTTAATCAATAGATTACTTATATATATGTACACTTGGCAAATAAACTGTTTCAGACTTCAAAGGAAGCTAAAACAAGATGCTGAAACTCAATAACAGACATGTTGTTGTAAAcctgagagacaaagacaagaccATCCTGCAAGACCATTTCTGGCAATGAGAACATCGCTGCAGTTTTATCAGACAAATCTTTTTAACCAAATCATCTCCAGAAATCCGTTTACATGGTGTTGCGATGAAGCTTCTTCTCTAACGCACTTAAAGCCAAGCATCCAGttgtttaaacaaagacaaGTCTCCATTTTTGAGGGTGCACATACTTGAGGCTGTCAGTTCCTTTGTTGGAGCAGAGGAAACACGATGCAGACTTGCAGTTATGTTCAAGAGTCTGCGCACTGTGTACAACTAAGTCACTTGGGCTTCCCTGGTTTCCTTCTCAGGATGACTCACTTGAGCATAACGTATGCTAAACGCTATAATGCAAATATGATTTTAATAAGAAGGCTCGATGTTGCCTGCAGTAAAAATACTCTCTCTGCAATCATTTGCTGCTTCATGAGGAGTGTGTAAAAGTTGCTACAGGGCCGCTGGAATTACTGACTTGCTTATCTCTTCATTTCATCAGCCTGCTGGCAGCCCACCAGTCCCGGGGATCTGGCTTACAGACAACAAGTCGAGCAGACTGTCAATTACTGTGTCACATTCAGCTCTGGCTGCTGCTCAGTGGCGGACCTCCgcttttgtgtgtctctctctcatctccttcttattttctaaaacctctttcctttctgtgtctGCTCACTCCATTACATCATTTGTCCCTTCCTCCTGGAGTTTATTAACACGTCGTCATTTTCCAAAGTCACGTGCGTATCTGTCTGGAAATTTGAATTTGCATACtacatggaaaacaaaatgtggggctgtgaaatgtttagcgAGTACAGTGAAGTAGTGAAGCACGATAATATATGGCAGTGTCGAATGCGTCACGTGCcacatacagtatttcacaagtcactccctctctcttcttggATTTCAAGTTAAGTTGTTCAAGGTACAAAAAGGTGAGTGGTGGAATGAGTGCTGAATCTCAGCACCTAAACCCGTCCACCTTTACCTGGCATGACGATCTTGTCGCAGGCTACACACTTGGAGGAGAACTCATTACAGTAGCAGTCGTTGCAGAGCAACGCGTCATCCTGGCTGGTGAAAGGCTCATCCGCCAGCGAGCGATCGCAGCGGAAACAGCGGAAGCAGTGCTCGTGATAATGCCGGTCCTCATAGAAGAGCTCCTGTGGGCGGAAGAGGAACTGGAGGTCATTTTACAAATACATCACAAAAAGAGTCTCTAccaaatttattttcatgttttacagtttcagaATTGCGACAATTctatggaaagaaaataaagaaaagactACATGGCTAAACACCAACAACAGTTTCTGGTTACgacaggagcagagaggagagtaCAACTGACAAATGTAATGTCTGTTAGGCAGTAAGGAGTATGTGGTTGCTCTGTAtgtgtacatacagtactgtACTTGCACACTTCTGTTTAAAAAAGCTCTCACGAGGATGTTGAACTGATTGTCTACAGGGCAACGAGCCAAGGAAATGCAGGCTTTATTTATCATCCACTGCCCACAAAGGTGTTGATAATTCATTGGCCTTCTTAGCTAAACAAACTACTAAGCACCGTGGCCTGCCCCATTCTGTAA
This sequence is a window from Scatophagus argus isolate fScaArg1 chromosome 9, fScaArg1.pri, whole genome shotgun sequence. Protein-coding genes within it:
- the fhl3a gene encoding four and a half LIM domains protein 3 isoform X1 — its product is MADRFDCDNCKESLYGRKYIQSDDSPYCIPCYDSLFSNTCDECKELIGHDARELFYEDRHYHEHCFRCFRCDRSLADEPFTSQDDALLCNDCYCNEFSSKCVACDKIVMPGTRKLEYAGSTWHEGCFICHSCEQPIGSKSFIPDKDEHYCVSCYEDKFAPRCTRCKKTLAKGGVTYRDEPWHKECFVCTNCKTQLAGQHFTSRDDSPYCLKCFGNLYAKKCEACSKPITGFGGGKYISFEDRQWHQPCFTCSQCSVSLVGAGFFPDGDRILCRDCNSNL
- the fhl3a gene encoding four and a half LIM domains protein 3 isoform X2; amino-acid sequence: MNLLRVTESDRERGLQNITMADRFDCDNCKESLYGRKYIQSDDSPYCIPCYDSLFSNTCDECKELIGHDARELFYEDRHYHEHCFRCFRCDRSLADEPFTSQDDALLCNDCYCNEFSSKCVACDKIVMPGTRKLEYAGSTWHEGCFICHSCEQPIGSKSFIPDKDEHYCVSCYEDKFAPRCTRCKKTLAKGGVTYRDEPWHKECFVCTNCKTQLAGQHFTSRDDSPYCLKCFGNLYAKKCEACSKPITGFGGGKYISFEDRQWHQPCFTCSQCSVSLVGAGFFPDGDRILCRDCNSNL